The following coding sequences are from one Thermostaphylospora chromogena window:
- a CDS encoding ATP-binding protein, whose amino-acid sequence MIGIPASPWVRAEDSGSVGAVRETATRLAVTAGFDAFRAGRVAVAVGEAVSGLVEYAQEVVVTVRPHPWAANAVEFVAIDRGPGVPSVAHTLVDGCPAFGTPGIGLGAIARLAAWHEIYSAPGRGTILAMCFTPTGEPPPSHASGLLRPIGEEPLCGDAFALHETGSAVSALVCDGIGHGAAAAQAAREAVRIFKEAPGLDPADIVARVHDGLGHTRGGAVAVARVDREDVVFSGLGNVSGWIVHPAGRHGMVSLPGIAGHRGRRPQQFRYPLPRHATTVLHSDGLTGRWDPVSLPGLSTRSSVVVAAALLREAGSPRDDSCVVAVRSRS is encoded by the coding sequence ATGATCGGCATTCCGGCCTCGCCGTGGGTGCGGGCCGAGGACTCCGGCTCGGTCGGCGCCGTCCGCGAGACGGCGACCCGGCTGGCGGTGACCGCCGGGTTCGACGCATTCCGCGCCGGGCGGGTCGCCGTCGCGGTCGGCGAGGCCGTGTCCGGCCTGGTCGAATACGCCCAGGAGGTCGTCGTCACGGTGCGCCCGCACCCGTGGGCCGCGAACGCGGTCGAGTTCGTGGCCATCGACCGCGGACCGGGTGTGCCCAGCGTCGCCCACACCCTGGTCGACGGCTGCCCCGCCTTCGGCACGCCCGGGATCGGCCTGGGCGCGATCGCCCGGCTGGCCGCCTGGCACGAGATCTACTCGGCACCGGGCCGGGGCACGATCCTGGCGATGTGCTTCACCCCGACCGGTGAGCCCCCGCCGTCGCATGCCAGCGGCCTGCTCCGGCCGATCGGCGAGGAGCCCCTCTGCGGCGACGCCTTCGCGCTGCACGAAACCGGCTCCGCCGTCAGCGCCCTGGTCTGCGACGGGATCGGGCACGGCGCGGCGGCGGCGCAGGCCGCGCGGGAGGCGGTGCGGATCTTCAAGGAGGCGCCCGGCCTCGACCCCGCCGACATCGTCGCCCGCGTCCACGACGGCCTCGGCCACACCCGGGGCGGGGCCGTGGCCGTCGCCCGCGTGGACCGGGAGGACGTCGTCTTCTCCGGGCTCGGGAACGTCTCCGGCTGGATCGTGCACCCCGCGGGACGGCACGGCATGGTGTCGCTACCCGGCATCGCCGGGCACCGCGGCCGCAGGCCGCAGCAGTTCCGCTACCCGCTGCCCCGGCACGCCACCACGGTGCTGCACTCCGACGGACTGACCGGCCGGTGGGACCCGGTGTCCCTCCCCGGCCTGTCCACCCGCTCTTCCGTCGTCGTCGCCGCGGCGCTGCTACGCGAGGCGGGCAGTCCCAGAGACGACTCCTGCGTGGTCGCCGTGAGGTCGCGATCATGA
- a CDS encoding ATP-binding protein produces MTTLRALTIGGNSDVVVIRREVRAAAVAAGFSIVDQTKIVTAASELTRNVVVHAGEGRAFIELLDDGRRRGLRLTVVDEGPGIHDVRQALVDGWSSSGGLGLGLGGSRRLVDEFDLVSEPGRGTRVTVTKWAR; encoded by the coding sequence GTGACCACGCTCCGGGCGCTGACCATCGGGGGGAACAGCGACGTGGTCGTGATCCGCAGAGAGGTCCGCGCCGCGGCCGTCGCGGCGGGGTTCTCCATCGTCGACCAAACCAAGATCGTTACGGCGGCCAGCGAGCTGACCAGGAACGTCGTGGTGCACGCGGGAGAGGGACGGGCCTTCATCGAGCTGCTCGACGACGGGCGGCGGCGCGGCCTGCGGTTGACCGTCGTCGACGAGGGGCCGGGCATCCACGACGTGCGGCAGGCGCTCGTCGACGGATGGAGCAGCAGCGGCGGCCTGGGCCTGGGTCTGGGCGGCTCGCGCCGCCTGGTGGACGAGTTCGACCTGGTCTCCGAACCGGGCCGGGGCACGCGAGTGACGGTGACCAAGTGGGCGAGATGA
- a CDS encoding STAS domain-containing protein, with protein MMDRIPVLELGDVLIVSIQGDPQDQDVLALREDLSDAVVRHGARGVIIDITAVEIIDSFIGRMLAAIADMTRLLDAPTVVVGMQPAVAITLAELGLSFGGARTALNLDRGMAMLNHARDARK; from the coding sequence ATGATGGACCGGATCCCCGTCCTCGAACTCGGCGACGTCCTGATCGTCTCCATCCAGGGAGACCCGCAGGACCAGGATGTGCTGGCCCTGCGGGAAGACCTGTCCGACGCGGTCGTACGGCACGGCGCACGCGGCGTGATCATCGACATCACGGCCGTGGAGATCATCGACTCCTTCATCGGCCGGATGCTGGCCGCGATCGCGGACATGACCCGGCTGCTCGACGCCCCCACCGTCGTGGTCGGCATGCAGCCGGCCGTAGCGATCACCCTGGCGGAGCTGGGGTTGTCCTTCGGCGGCGCGCGGACCGCGCTCAACCTGGACCGGGGGATGGCGATGTTGAACCACGCACGGGACGCCCGGAAGTGA
- a CDS encoding STAS domain-containing protein has product MPLSASTEAARKRIEELLAEREEQVIERWAALAQAPSGEFREFYHALRAALDHGDGDLSDLRGLLAEFSRTRAHQGFTPSETSRTVFALKDALYGEIMRTDGDDPALEGFVWFANLVDDLALHTFETYSATREKIILDQAEQLLELSTPVIKLWEGIVAVPLIGTLDSARTQVVMEKLLQTLMDTGAEHAVIDITGVPAMDTQVAQHLLKTVAAARLMGAECVVSGIRPQIAHTIVTLGIEFGDIVTKATLADALAYALERSGVELRASPGRRLTARTERG; this is encoded by the coding sequence GTGCCGTTGTCCGCCTCAACGGAAGCCGCCAGAAAACGCATCGAAGAACTGCTGGCCGAGCGCGAAGAACAGGTGATCGAGCGGTGGGCGGCGCTCGCTCAGGCGCCCTCCGGTGAATTCCGCGAGTTCTACCACGCCCTGCGCGCCGCCCTCGACCACGGTGACGGCGATCTCAGCGACCTGCGCGGCCTGCTGGCTGAATTCTCCCGAACCCGTGCCCACCAGGGCTTCACACCGTCGGAGACCTCCCGCACCGTCTTCGCGCTCAAGGACGCGCTGTACGGCGAGATCATGCGGACCGACGGCGACGATCCGGCGCTGGAGGGCTTCGTCTGGTTCGCGAACCTGGTCGACGACCTGGCCCTTCACACCTTCGAGACGTACTCCGCCACCCGGGAGAAGATCATCCTGGATCAGGCCGAGCAGCTCCTGGAACTCTCCACCCCCGTGATCAAACTGTGGGAGGGCATCGTCGCCGTGCCGCTGATCGGCACGCTCGACTCCGCCCGGACACAGGTGGTGATGGAGAAACTGCTGCAGACGCTGATGGACACCGGCGCCGAACACGCGGTGATCGACATCACCGGCGTGCCCGCCATGGACACCCAGGTCGCGCAGCACCTGTTGAAAACCGTCGCCGCCGCCCGGCTGATGGGGGCCGAGTGCGTGGTCTCCGGCATCCGCCCGCAGATCGCCCACACGATCGTCACGCTCGGCATCGAGTTCGGCGACATCGTGACCAAGGCCACCCTGGCCGACGCCCTGGCGTACGCCCTGGAACGCAGCGGCGTCGAGCTGCGCGCGTCCCCCGGGCGGCGCCTCACCGCCCGGACCGAGCGTGGATGA
- a CDS encoding dodecin family protein: MSSVARVTEISAVSEKSFEDAVKVGVERASQTLRGLQSAWIKEQEVKIDDSGAITGYKVHMLVTFVLE, from the coding sequence ATGTCATCGGTTGCCCGAGTCACCGAGATCAGCGCGGTATCGGAGAAGAGCTTCGAGGACGCGGTCAAGGTCGGCGTCGAGCGGGCGAGCCAGACGCTGCGCGGCCTGCAATCCGCATGGATCAAAGAGCAGGAGGTGAAGATAGACGACAGCGGCGCCATCACCGGCTACAAGGTCCACATGCTGGTCACGTTCGTCCTCGAATGA
- a CDS encoding NAD(P)-dependent oxidoreductase yields MPTDSRSPVTVLGLGAMGRALAGAFLDAGFRTTVWNRTASKADALVARGAIRAATAAEAVTASPLTVICVIDYAAAETIVAPVADALKGRTLVNLTADTPERARAMAAWAADHGIGYLDGAIMVPTEVIGTASAVVLYSGPEELLAEHRPVLEALGGTPVHLGADPGRAAAHDVALLDLFWTSMAGVVHAFALASAENIAAKDLAPLAKGIGALLPPIIEEFAEKIDAGSHPGDDSTIRSAAAGMDHIVEASRARGLDASVLSAARAIAQRAIDAGYGEDGFSRLVETVRERRA; encoded by the coding sequence ATGCCCACCGACAGCCGTTCACCGGTGACCGTGCTCGGCCTGGGCGCCATGGGGCGGGCGCTGGCCGGGGCGTTCCTGGACGCCGGATTCCGCACCACCGTGTGGAACCGCACGGCGAGCAAGGCCGACGCCCTCGTCGCCCGCGGCGCGATACGCGCCGCGACCGCCGCGGAGGCGGTGACGGCGAGCCCGCTGACGGTCATCTGCGTGATCGACTATGCGGCCGCCGAGACGATCGTCGCCCCCGTCGCGGACGCCTTGAAGGGGCGCACCCTGGTGAACCTCACCGCCGACACTCCGGAACGCGCCCGTGCGATGGCCGCGTGGGCGGCCGACCACGGCATCGGCTACCTGGACGGCGCGATCATGGTGCCGACCGAGGTCATCGGAACCGCCTCCGCCGTCGTCCTCTACAGCGGGCCGGAGGAGCTGCTCGCCGAGCACCGGCCGGTGCTGGAGGCGCTCGGCGGCACGCCCGTTCACCTCGGCGCCGACCCGGGACGCGCCGCGGCGCACGATGTGGCGCTGCTCGACCTGTTCTGGACGTCGATGGCCGGCGTCGTCCACGCCTTCGCCCTCGCCTCCGCGGAGAACATCGCCGCGAAGGACCTCGCGCCGCTGGCCAAGGGGATCGGCGCCCTGCTGCCGCCCATCATCGAGGAGTTCGCCGAGAAGATCGACGCGGGCAGCCATCCCGGCGACGACTCCACGATCCGGTCCGCCGCCGCCGGGATGGACCACATCGTCGAGGCGTCGCGGGCGCGCGGTCTCGACGCGTCGGTCCTCAGCGCCGCCAGGGCGATCGCCCAGCGGGCGATCGACGCCGGGTACGGCGAGGACGGCTTCTCCCGCCTGGTCGAGACGGTGCGCGAACGGCGGGCCTGA
- a CDS encoding winged helix-turn-helix transcriptional regulator, whose product MKKRTYSCGLDAAVDVVGGKWKALILWALNEKPRRFGELKRSISGISEKMLIQQLREMETYGLVHREVYHQVPPKVEYSLTDFGQSLNTALIPLGEWGEKYMARIEALPRPERRGAAAN is encoded by the coding sequence GTGAAGAAGCGGACCTACAGCTGCGGTCTCGACGCCGCCGTGGACGTGGTGGGCGGCAAATGGAAGGCGCTCATCCTGTGGGCGCTGAACGAGAAGCCGCGCCGGTTCGGCGAACTGAAGCGATCGATCTCCGGCATCAGCGAGAAGATGCTCATCCAGCAGCTTCGCGAGATGGAGACCTACGGACTGGTGCACCGCGAGGTCTACCACCAGGTGCCCCCGAAGGTGGAGTACTCCCTGACCGACTTCGGGCAGTCGCTCAACACCGCGCTCATCCCCCTGGGCGAGTGGGGGGAGAAGTACATGGCGCGGATCGAGGCGCTCCCCCGCCCTGAGCGTCGAGGCGCCGCGGCGAACTAG
- a CDS encoding DUF6789 family protein → MVRNLAKDAVSGLVATAAMSAVMVAGQQAGLLGDQPPKRIARGIMPGSRHRPKPGEGVLGAVTHFGFGAVSGMVFGVLAGDRPVRVRYTVAYALAVWLASYSGWVPHLSSLPPIPRDRPGRPLVMAAAHVVYGTALATAMNRVRGRPRKRAATPSAPERTGHPAGVPG, encoded by the coding sequence ATGGTGCGGAATCTCGCCAAGGATGCCGTGAGCGGCCTGGTGGCCACCGCGGCGATGTCCGCGGTGATGGTCGCGGGGCAGCAGGCCGGGCTACTGGGCGATCAGCCGCCCAAGCGCATCGCCAGGGGGATCATGCCCGGGTCGCGGCACCGCCCCAAGCCCGGCGAGGGCGTCCTCGGTGCGGTCACCCACTTCGGGTTCGGCGCGGTGTCCGGCATGGTGTTCGGCGTGCTCGCCGGGGATCGCCCGGTGCGCGTCCGGTACACCGTGGCCTACGCGCTGGCCGTCTGGCTGGCCAGCTACAGCGGATGGGTGCCCCATCTGAGCTCGCTGCCGCCGATCCCCCGCGACCGGCCCGGCCGTCCCCTGGTGATGGCCGCGGCCCACGTCGTGTACGGCACGGCCCTGGCCACCGCCATGAACCGCGTCCGCGGCCGGCCCCGGAAGCGGGCCGCCACGCCGTCCGCACCGGAGCGGACCGGTCACCCGGCCGGAGTGCCCGGTTGA
- the ctaD gene encoding cytochrome c oxidase subunit I, with amino-acid sequence MTRVESPPPTTTPPFRKRGPGTRLAGWLSTTDHKVIGHMYLITAFGFFLAAGIMALLIRAELAAPDMQLLTNEQYNQLFTMHGVVMLLLFATPLFAGFANVIMPLQIGAPDVAFPRLNAASYWLFLFGGLITMSAFLTADGAPSFGWFAYTPLSGKTYSPTTGGDLWIMGLVLAGLGTILGAVNFITTIICMRAPGMVAFRMPIFTWNVLFTSILALLAFPVLAAAMLALEADRRLGTHIYDPATGGPLLWQHLFWFFGHPEVYIIALPFFGIITEVLPVFSRKPIFGYVGLVGATIAITGLSMVVWAHHMFPTGQVLLPFFALMSFLIAVPTGIKFFNWVGTMWRGHLSFQSPMLFAIGFLVTFLLGGLTGVILASPPMDFHVTDSYFVVAHFHYTVFGTVVFAMFAGFYFWWPKMTGTLLNETLGKIHFWTLFLGFHATFLVQHILGTLGYPRRYAHYSAIDGFTTLNQISSAGALLLGLSTLPFLYNIWHTARHAPKVTVDDPWGYGNSLEWATSCPPPRHNFTTIPRILSERPAFDLHYPRRPGSEEQRKGQTYESQEAELRQQEE; translated from the coding sequence GTGACGCGGGTCGAGTCTCCGCCGCCTACCACCACGCCGCCGTTCCGTAAACGCGGACCCGGCACCCGGCTGGCCGGATGGCTGTCCACCACCGATCACAAAGTGATCGGCCACATGTACCTGATCACCGCATTCGGCTTCTTCCTGGCCGCCGGCATCATGGCCCTGCTCATCCGCGCCGAACTGGCCGCCCCCGACATGCAACTGCTCACCAACGAACAGTACAACCAGCTGTTCACCATGCACGGGGTGGTCATGCTGCTGCTGTTCGCCACCCCCCTGTTCGCCGGCTTCGCCAACGTCATCATGCCGCTGCAGATCGGCGCCCCCGACGTCGCCTTCCCCCGCCTCAACGCCGCCAGCTACTGGCTGTTTTTGTTCGGCGGACTGATCACCATGTCCGCCTTCCTCACCGCCGACGGCGCCCCCTCCTTCGGCTGGTTCGCCTACACCCCCCTATCCGGCAAGACCTACTCCCCCACCACCGGCGGCGACCTATGGATCATGGGACTGGTCCTGGCCGGCCTGGGCACCATCCTGGGCGCGGTCAACTTCATCACCACCATCATCTGCATGCGCGCCCCCGGCATGGTCGCCTTCCGCATGCCCATCTTCACCTGGAACGTCCTGTTCACCTCCATCCTGGCCCTGCTGGCCTTCCCCGTCCTGGCCGCCGCCATGCTCGCCCTGGAAGCCGACCGCCGCCTGGGCACCCACATCTACGACCCGGCCACCGGCGGACCACTGCTATGGCAACACCTGTTCTGGTTCTTCGGCCACCCGGAGGTCTACATCATCGCCCTGCCGTTCTTCGGCATCATCACCGAAGTCCTGCCGGTCTTCTCCCGCAAACCCATCTTCGGCTACGTCGGCCTGGTCGGCGCCACCATCGCCATCACCGGCCTGTCCATGGTCGTCTGGGCCCACCACATGTTCCCCACCGGCCAGGTCCTGCTGCCCTTCTTCGCCCTGATGAGCTTTCTGATCGCCGTCCCCACCGGCATCAAGTTCTTCAACTGGGTCGGCACCATGTGGCGCGGCCACCTCAGCTTCCAATCCCCCATGCTGTTCGCCATCGGCTTCCTGGTCACCTTCCTGCTCGGCGGCCTGACCGGCGTCATCCTCGCCTCCCCCCCGATGGACTTCCACGTCACCGACTCCTACTTCGTGGTCGCCCACTTCCACTACACCGTCTTCGGCACCGTGGTGTTCGCCATGTTCGCCGGCTTCTACTTCTGGTGGCCGAAGATGACCGGCACCCTGCTCAACGAAACCCTCGGCAAGATCCACTTTTGGACCCTGTTCCTCGGCTTCCACGCCACCTTCCTGGTCCAGCACATCCTGGGCACCCTCGGCTATCCCCGCCGCTATGCCCACTACAGCGCCATCGACGGCTTCACCACGCTCAACCAGATCTCCTCAGCCGGCGCGCTGCTGCTGGGCCTGTCCACCCTGCCGTTCCTGTACAACATCTGGCACACCGCCCGCCACGCCCCCAAAGTGACCGTGGACGACCCGTGGGGATACGGCAACTCCCTGGAATGGGCCACCTCCTGCCCCCCACCCCGCCACAACTTCACCACCATCCCCCGCATCCTGTCTGAGCGCCCAGCCTTCGACCTGCACTACCCGCGCAGGCCGGGAAGCGAGGAGCAGCGGAAAGGCCAGACCTACGAGTCGCAAGAGGCCGAGCTGCGGCAGCAGGAGGAGTGA
- a CDS encoding HesB/IscA family protein translates to MLALTDSAVQAIRDLMVGEDLPQEAGLRIAAKADEAGSLELFLASSPQPGDEVIERDDARVFLDPEAASLLSDRALDAVASESGTRPSFRLTRP, encoded by the coding sequence ATGCTGGCATTGACCGACAGCGCCGTACAGGCGATCCGCGACCTGATGGTCGGCGAGGACCTGCCGCAGGAGGCCGGGCTGCGCATCGCGGCCAAAGCAGACGAGGCCGGATCACTCGAGCTGTTCCTGGCCAGCTCGCCGCAGCCTGGAGACGAGGTGATCGAACGGGACGACGCCCGCGTATTCCTGGACCCCGAGGCGGCGTCGCTCCTGTCCGACCGCGCCCTGGACGCCGTGGCGAGTGAGAGCGGCACGCGGCCGTCCTTCCGCCTGACCAGGCCATGA
- a CDS encoding DUF742 domain-containing protein, translated as MSDDRAQARGAPTAGLLPVLGRCAAIIERFRPRHDALDAEAASLRSQVRRVEQRAEKSRGARRAEENGDAELITIDRLHRIRPSAEADGGVDVQSSRLDVRPYMMTRGRTVPRRDVAVEALVVTADDFRWDPPSLMPEYYEIANLCQQAHSLAEISALLDMPLTVARILVADMAVERLVHIYDPPAEHAPDQRLLEKVLGGLRKL; from the coding sequence ATGAGTGATGATCGGGCGCAGGCGAGGGGTGCGCCGACGGCGGGTCTGCTTCCCGTTCTGGGGCGGTGCGCCGCAATCATCGAACGGTTCAGACCGCGCCACGACGCACTCGACGCGGAGGCCGCGTCGCTGCGCTCCCAGGTACGGCGGGTGGAGCAGCGGGCCGAGAAGAGCCGAGGAGCGCGGCGGGCAGAGGAGAACGGCGACGCCGAACTGATCACGATCGACCGCCTCCACCGGATCCGCCCGAGCGCGGAGGCGGACGGCGGCGTGGACGTGCAGAGCTCCAGGCTGGACGTCAGGCCGTACATGATGACGAGGGGGCGTACGGTTCCACGGCGGGATGTGGCGGTGGAGGCGCTCGTCGTGACGGCCGACGACTTCAGGTGGGACCCGCCGTCGCTGATGCCCGAGTATTACGAAATCGCGAATCTGTGCCAGCAGGCGCATTCTCTCGCTGAGATCTCCGCCCTGCTGGACATGCCGCTCACCGTGGCGCGGATCCTCGTCGCCGACATGGCCGTGGAACGCCTCGTCCACATCTACGATCCCCCCGCCGAGCACGCCCCTGACCAGCGCCTTCTGGAGAAGGTCCTCGGAGGGCTGCGCAAACTCTGA
- a CDS encoding AEC family transporter: protein MSGVVGAFATLVAVALLGYLAGLLRALRPADEVTLSRLVFLIGAPALLFTTVSTADLASIFSPVLVTNLAGVLVVQAVFLIVAGLIWRRGRAELIIGTLAGSYVNAGILGISIGVYVLDDGALIVPVILFQLAVLAPIAFLLLGGVAERRSPGGASSVRRILLRPLRTPMTVAVLLGLVVAVTGLRIPDPVMRPIELVADAAVPVALLAYGLSLSGRGRMEEGGHTRDMVLVVTLKCFVQPTVAYLTGRYLLHVDDTILLAATLFAALPTAQNIYVYAVHYNAAKRLARRAVLLSTLVSIPVMTLVGGVLG from the coding sequence ATGTCCGGAGTCGTGGGGGCCTTCGCCACCCTGGTCGCGGTCGCGCTGCTGGGCTACCTCGCGGGCCTGCTGCGCGCCCTGCGCCCCGCGGACGAGGTGACCCTGTCCCGGCTGGTGTTCCTCATCGGCGCCCCCGCCCTGCTGTTCACCACCGTGTCCACGGCCGACCTGGCGTCGATCTTCTCTCCGGTGCTGGTGACGAACCTCGCCGGGGTGCTGGTCGTCCAGGCGGTGTTCCTGATCGTGGCGGGCCTGATCTGGCGACGCGGACGCGCGGAGCTGATCATCGGCACGCTGGCCGGCTCCTACGTCAACGCGGGCATCCTCGGCATCTCCATCGGCGTATACGTCCTCGACGACGGCGCGCTGATCGTCCCGGTCATCCTCTTCCAGCTCGCAGTGCTGGCACCCATCGCGTTCCTGCTGCTCGGCGGCGTCGCCGAACGCCGCTCCCCCGGCGGTGCGTCGTCGGTCCGCCGGATACTGCTGCGCCCACTGCGCACCCCGATGACCGTCGCCGTCCTGCTGGGGCTGGTCGTCGCCGTCACCGGCCTGCGCATACCGGATCCGGTCATGCGCCCGATCGAGCTCGTCGCCGACGCCGCGGTTCCGGTCGCGCTGCTCGCGTACGGCCTGAGCCTCAGCGGCAGGGGACGGATGGAGGAGGGCGGTCACACCCGCGACATGGTGCTCGTCGTCACGCTCAAGTGCTTCGTCCAGCCCACCGTGGCCTACCTGACCGGCCGCTACCTCCTGCACGTCGACGACACGATCCTGCTCGCGGCGACGCTCTTCGCGGCCCTGCCCACCGCCCAGAACATCTACGTCTACGCCGTCCACTACAACGCCGCCAAGCGGCTGGCCCGCCGTGCCGTACTGCTCAGCACGCTCGTCTCGATCCCGGTGATGACCCTGGTCGGCGGGGTGCTCGGTTGA
- a CDS encoding cysteine hydrolase family protein, with translation MNRALLVIDVQESFRQRPNWRAVSAPDIADRVARLVHASRAHGDLVVWVLHTEPGGGGVFDPARGFVRPIEGLEPAPGEPVVTKTSYNAFTTTNLHQLLTRHGVREVIVCGIKTEQCCETTARLACDLGYDVTFAIDATATFPLDHPDAPKGRPVEETLADPTTLSTDEIIRRTEYALSGWFATIRTVAELTGERAEEATASLRAGG, from the coding sequence GTGAACAGAGCGCTTCTCGTCATCGACGTCCAGGAGTCCTTCCGGCAGCGGCCGAACTGGCGGGCGGTGTCCGCCCCCGACATCGCCGACCGGGTGGCGCGCCTGGTCCACGCCTCCCGCGCCCACGGTGACCTGGTGGTGTGGGTGCTGCACACCGAGCCGGGCGGCGGCGGTGTCTTCGACCCGGCGCGCGGTTTCGTCCGTCCGATCGAGGGCCTGGAGCCGGCCCCCGGCGAGCCGGTGGTCACCAAGACCTCCTACAACGCCTTCACCACCACGAACCTCCACCAGCTGCTCACCCGGCACGGCGTCCGAGAGGTGATCGTGTGCGGCATCAAGACCGAGCAGTGCTGCGAGACGACCGCCCGTCTGGCCTGCGACCTCGGCTACGACGTCACGTTCGCGATCGACGCCACCGCGACCTTCCCTCTCGATCACCCGGACGCGCCGAAGGGCCGCCCCGTCGAGGAGACCCTCGCCGATCCCACCACGCTGTCCACCGACGAGATCATCCGCCGCACCGAGTACGCCCTCTCCGGGTGGTTCGCCACCATCCGGACCGTGGCCGAGCTGACGGGGGAACGCGCCGAGGAGGCCACGGCGAGCCTTCGGGCGGGAGGCTGA
- a CDS encoding GlxA family transcriptional regulator, which produces MPRVVFLLVPEFHLLDLSGPAQVFSAAADLGHDYRLSYVAERPEVPSAQGVTVRADVDWPELDADDLVVVPGWRAPTLAGRGHLSAQTLRRLAAHHEAGGTVASVCAGADALGRAGLLDGRRCTTHHALQEELARRYPRATVVRDVLYVVDDGVVTSAGIASGIDLALHLVAVRHGPGVAGRVARGMVVYARRNGDEQQTSVMLRHRSHLCDAVHRAQDVIDARYTERLKLAELAAACGVSERTLTRLFTKATGMTPLRYQQALRVERAEHLIGQGATVEAAARAVGFQDARMLRRLRSRAA; this is translated from the coding sequence GTGCCCCGCGTGGTGTTCCTGCTCGTCCCCGAGTTCCACCTGCTCGACCTGTCCGGTCCCGCCCAGGTGTTCTCCGCCGCCGCCGACCTCGGCCACGATTACCGGCTGAGCTACGTCGCCGAACGGCCGGAGGTGCCGAGCGCGCAGGGCGTGACCGTCCGCGCGGACGTGGACTGGCCCGAGCTGGACGCCGACGACCTGGTGGTGGTCCCGGGCTGGCGGGCGCCCACCCTGGCCGGGCGCGGCCACCTGTCCGCGCAGACGCTCCGCCGCCTGGCCGCCCACCACGAGGCGGGCGGCACGGTCGCCAGCGTGTGCGCGGGCGCCGACGCGCTGGGCCGGGCCGGGCTGCTGGACGGCCGCCGCTGCACCACCCACCATGCGCTGCAGGAAGAGCTGGCCCGCCGCTATCCGCGGGCGACCGTCGTCCGCGACGTGCTCTACGTCGTGGACGACGGGGTCGTGACCTCGGCCGGCATCGCCAGCGGCATCGACCTGGCACTGCACCTGGTGGCGGTGCGCCACGGCCCCGGCGTGGCCGGGCGCGTCGCCCGCGGCATGGTCGTCTACGCCCGCCGCAACGGCGACGAGCAGCAGACCAGCGTGATGCTGCGCCACCGCTCCCACCTGTGCGACGCGGTGCACCGCGCGCAGGACGTGATCGACGCCCGCTACACCGAGCGGCTGAAACTGGCCGAGCTGGCCGCCGCGTGCGGCGTCAGCGAACGGACGCTGACCCGGCTGTTCACCAAGGCGACCGGCATGACTCCGCTGCGCTACCAGCAGGCGCTGCGGGTGGAGCGGGCCGAGCACCTGATCGGCCAGGGCGCGACGGTCGAGGCCGCGGCCCGCGCGGTCGGCTTCCAGGACGCCCGCATGCTGCGCCGTCTCCGCTCCCGCGCCGCCTGA
- a CDS encoding DUF6343 family protein, translating to MTQDRRSGTEPRTARSALRLRLLLSGIALPLAVIATIYFGIRAARTGETVWTVEAVIVGAVAVIALIDLVVIVRRLRARR from the coding sequence GTGACTCAGGACCGACGGAGCGGCACCGAGCCGAGGACCGCACGCAGCGCGCTGCGGCTGCGGCTGCTGCTTTCGGGCATCGCCCTTCCCCTGGCCGTGATCGCCACGATCTACTTCGGGATCCGGGCGGCGCGGACCGGTGAGACGGTGTGGACGGTCGAAGCCGTGATCGTCGGCGCGGTGGCCGTCATCGCGCTCATCGACCTCGTCGTCATCGTCCGCCGCCTCCGCGCCCGCCGCTAG
- a CDS encoding thiol-disulfide oxidoreductase DCC family protein, whose translation MEKPLLIYDGDCGFCTTAADFVERRIRVPADVRPWQFTDLAALGTTRERAEYELLWVDTRGRVYGGAQAVAKLLIAAGPPWSPLGLVLRVPPFRWLAHGVYRLIAANRHRLPGGTPACALPADRRRSG comes from the coding sequence GTGGAGAAGCCCTTACTCATCTACGACGGAGACTGCGGTTTCTGCACCACCGCCGCGGACTTCGTCGAGCGGCGCATACGCGTCCCCGCCGACGTCCGGCCGTGGCAGTTCACCGACCTCGCCGCCCTCGGCACCACCCGGGAACGGGCGGAGTACGAACTGCTGTGGGTGGACACCCGGGGCCGCGTATACGGCGGGGCCCAGGCGGTGGCCAAGCTTCTCATCGCGGCGGGACCGCCCTGGTCACCTCTGGGGCTCGTCCTGCGCGTTCCGCCCTTCCGGTGGCTGGCCCACGGCGTGTACCGGCTCATCGCCGCCAACCGGCACCGCCTCCCCGGCGGCACTCCGGCGTGCGCCCTGCCCGCCGACCGGCGCCGGAGCGGCTGA